A genomic window from Punica granatum isolate Tunisia-2019 chromosome 2, ASM765513v2, whole genome shotgun sequence includes:
- the LOC116193719 gene encoding uncharacterized protein LOC116193719, which yields MKKWADKKHHHVEYSMGDLVLVKLHNILRHKDVHKGLTRRYEGPFQVLQRVSSVAYKVELPKKLKLHPVFHVSMLKPFQEDKEDPSRTESSHAPIGATAAYDRHVEQILADRVLRKHWCKPKREYLIKWKGCLRTSQVGNPLKTCGSSRSRSRFFTQRMRRERRQNR from the coding sequence ATGAAGAAGTGGGCCGATAAGAAGCATCACCACGTCGAGTATAGTATGGGCGACCTTGTGTTGGTGAAGCTACACAACATTCTCCGACACAAGGATGTGCACAAGGGCCTTACACGGAGATACGAGGGCCCATTCCAAGTCCTCCAGCGCGTAAGCAGCGTGGCGTACAAGGTGGAACTCCCTAAGAAGCTAAAACTCCACCCGGTATTTCACGTGAGTATGCTGAAGCCATTCCAGGAGGACAAGGAAGATCCAAGCAGGACCGAGTCCTCACATGCACCAATTGGGGCTACTGCGGCATACGACCGACATGTCGAGCAGATCTTGGCTGATCGGGTCTTGAGGAAACATTGGTGCAAGCCGAAGCGTGAGTACCTCATCAAATGGAAGGGGTGCCTGAGAACGAGTCAAGTGGGGAACCCTCTAAAGACTTGTGGCAGTTCACGAAGTAGATCAAGATTTTTCACGCAGAGGATGCGACGAGAGCGTCGCCAGAATAGGTAG